The Sporosarcina ureae genomic sequence TGAGCGTTCGATAGAGAAAGTTTTAATGAATAATGAACATGTGAAACTAGCAAAGGTACTGCTATATGAAGATGAATTGCTTGCCGGGATCCGTGTCAATACGTTTTCCCGATTTCAAAAGAAGACTATTGCTGGAAAAATTCAAAAGAAATTGGAACGTGAATATCCTGATTTGAAAATCACGGTGTCAGCAGACAGTAAAATCTTGATGGAGACGGAGAAGCTGATAAATAAAAAAAGCGAAAAAAGTTATCGAAAGAAAATAGATAAAATCAAATCAATCGAAAAGGAGCAAACCTAATGCAACAGGAAAAGTATGCCCAACTAGAGAAAGAGTTATCACCTAAACTACCTATTATGAAAAATGTAATTAGAGCGTTCTTGACTGGTGGATTGATTTGTTTGATTGGACAGTTTATTGCACTATTTTACATTACGTACTTTGACTTTACGGAACGCACAGCGAGTAATCCAACAGTTGCCACTATGATTTTTATTTCGATGCTGTTAACGGGATTTGGATTATATAAAAAGATTTCTCAATTTGGCGGAGCGGGCGCAGCGGTGCCGATTACGGGAT encodes the following:
- the spoVAC gene encoding stage V sporulation protein AC — translated: MQQEKYAQLEKELSPKLPIMKNVIRAFLTGGLICLIGQFIALFYITYFDFTERTASNPTVATMIFISMLLTGFGLYKKISQFGGAGAAVPITGFGNAVVSAAIEHKSEGYVLGVGGNMFKLAGSVILFGVFSAFVVALIKTILVKFGVASW